Genomic DNA from Bacteroidales bacterium:
ATCTAATTCTATTTCTTCTGATAAGATTGGAATAAATTCAGATTCGTCTAATTGATGCATACCGTATCCCATAAAAATATTTTTATTTATCATTAAAATGCTGTAAAATTGTCAGTTTTCAAAGCAGAATTATATAATAGGCAATTCGTGTGCCAAATATTAATAGTTTCTAAATTGTTCGGTTTTTTTGTAGATCCATTGCAATATTTCTTTTTCAATGGCATTAAACTCTTTATTTCTGCGTTCAAATACCAATTTTGCTGTTTCTATTGCTTTATCAAACTGATAATGTGTATATCCTTGTGCTCCGCCCCATGAGAATGAAGGGACAAACGAGCGATGAAAGCCATCGCCAAAAAGGTTACAAGCAACCCCTACAACTGTTCCTGTGTTAAACATTGTATTGATACCACATTTAGAATGATCGCCCATAATAAGGCCTGCAAATTGAAGACCCGTTGAAATAAATTTTTGTTGAGGATAGTTCCACATTTTAACTATAGCATAATTGTTTTTCAAATTGCTATTGTTTGTGTCAGCGCCTAAATTACACCATTCACCTATAACGCTATTACCTAGAAAACCATCGTGCGCCTTATTGCTATAACCCAATATAACACTGTTATTGACTTCGCCTCCCACTTTTGAATAAGGACCAATAGTCGTGGCACCATAAATTTTTGCTCCCATTTTTAATGTGGCATGTTCGCATAAAGCGAAAGGACCTCGAATAAGACACCCCTCCATAATTTCTGCCTCTTTGCCAATATATACAGGTCCCTCGGAGGTGTTTATAGTAGCCGCTTCAACTTTAGCACCTTCTTCAATAAAAACCGAATGAATATCGCCAATCAAAACATTTGTTTTGGATAAAGTTTGACTTATTCGATTTTGTGTAATAAGCTTAAAATCGTTAATAATTTCTGAATCATTTTTCTTAAATATGTGGCAAAAATGAGTAATTAAATTGGGCTCAAAATCAATATTTTCTATGCTAAAGCTGGTTTTGCTATTTAAAAAAGCAAGTGTATCATCGTGATTCAATCGAGCTACAACAAAGATACCGTTAAAATAATATTGCTTACCTAACGGTATATTTTTTATAAAAGATAATAGGTTATCACTCGGTAAAAGTGCACCGTTAATAATTATATTATCGTTGTCAATTGTTATGGGATATTTTTTATGAAGGTGCTCTTTAGTAGCATAAGAAATGGACGCATTGAGATATTGCTGCCATTTTTCAGAATTTTTTAAAATACCTATTCTTATTTCAGCAACTGGTCTTGTAAATGTAATGGGTAAAAGTTCATCCCAAAGTTCTGTATCAAGAAAAATAAGATTCATTTTTTTTAAGGCAAATTTACATCAAAATTTTCACTTCGCCTATAAGTACTAATTCATATCCATTTTTATATAAAAATCTAAAAAAAAATTATAAAAAAGCATTATCGCTGGTCATGCATTTCACGTTTAAAAAAAATGGTTTAACTTTGCTTTAAATATAATTAAAGTATATGTTGAATATTTTTGAAGAAGTTGTTGCCGCACAAAAAGAAAATAAAAAAGCCGTTCTTTGCATTGTAATAAATAAGGTAGGCTCGGGTCCTCAAATACCTGGATCTAAAATGATCGTTTACGAAGATGGTAGCATAAAAGGCACTATTGGCGGTGGAAATATAGAACTGACCGTGATAGAAAAAGCCAAAGAACTCATGCGTCAATCGGTAGCTCAAAAATTAACTTTTGATTTAGAAGACGACTTATCAATGGCATGTGGTGGCTCTATGGAAGTCTATATCGAAACCATCAACCCTCTTCCCGATTTGTTTATTTTTGGTGCCGGGCATGTTGGAAAAGCGGTTGCACAATTTGCTTATAAGGTTGGCTTTAACATTCACCTTATAGACCCCCGCGAAAACATTTTTAGCGATGATGAGAAAAACCTATATCATTGCATACAAGAAGACTATTTAAAAGCCATCGATTCATTAAACATTCATAAAGATAGCTATAACATTGTTGTAACTCCACAACATGCATTCGACGAAGCATTAATTGCCGTACTTGGCAAAAAAGAATACAAGTACCTCGGCATGATTGGAAGTACCAAAAAAGTAGCTTTATTAAAACAGCGATTCTTATCTGAAAATATTTTATCTTCAGAACAATTAGAAAAAATTGATATGCCCATTGGTATTAAAATAGCTGCCCAAACGCCCGAAGAAATTGCTATTAGCATTCTTGCAAAGCTTATAGACGTTAAAAATCAACATTAGAAACAAACTACCATGCAGAACAAAATTGCATTCATATTAGATCAAGAATTACAAGAAATAGATTTTTCGGTATCGAATGATATAAAGCCTACAACCACGGTTTTAAACTATTTACGAAAATTGCCTCACCATAAGGGGGTTAAAGAAGGCTGTGCCGAAGGTGATTGTGGTGCTTGCACCGTAGTAGTTGCTGAACTCGATAACAAGCAACATATTCGTTACAAAACCATTAACTCGTGTCTTGTTTTTTTACCGCAAATACATGGTAAATGGCTTATTACAGTCGAAAATTTAGCTCAAGACACATCGTTGCATCCGGTACAAAGCTCATTAGTTGAAACTCACGGCAGCCAATGTGGCTATTGCACGCCCGGCATTGTAATGTCATCGTTTAGTGTGTATAAAAATCACCCCACACCCAGCCGTCAGGTAATAGAAGATGCTTTAGCCGGAAATTTATGCCGTTGTACCGGTTATCAACCCATTATCGAAGCCATCGAAAAAGCATGCAAACAACAAGGTATGGATCAATTCAACGAACTCGAAAAACAGATGTTGCCCTTATTGCTCTCTATCAATAAAAACGAAACCATCGAGATAAAAACCCCTCAACAAATCTACTTAAAAGCCTTTACACTAAACGAAGCGATGCAAATACGCCAGCAACATCCCGATGCACTTGTTATTTCCGGCTCAACGGATATTGCTTTAAGACAAACCAAAAAGAAAGAGTTATTATCAAAAATCATCGATGTTTCGCAAGTTAAAGAACTTCATTTCTTCGTTGAAACAGAACACGAATATCGTATTGGTGCAGCATTAACGTTGGAACAACTTAAAATCTATTCTTGTCATAAGTTAGACGCCCTACACGACATGTTGTCGGTGTTTGGCTCTTTGCAAATCCGCAACTCGGCAAGCATTGGAGGCAACATCGGTTCTGCTTCACCCATTGGCGACACCCTTCCTGTGTTGTTTGCCTATAAGGCAAAGGTCAAACTATCATCATTGACAGGAGAACGCATCATGCTGCTCGAAGATTTTATTATCGGCTACCGCAAAACTCAGTTAAGAGCCGACGAGCTAATTTGCGAGATTATTATTCCTAAAGATGAACAAGCAATCGTAAAGTCCTACAAAGTTTCGAAGCGACACGACCTCGACATTTCAATCGTAAGTGGCGGATTCAGTATAACATTAGAACAAAACAAAGTAACCTCTATCATTTTAGCATTTGGTGGCATGGCAGCCTACACCCAGCGTGCCAAGGAAGTCGAAGACTTTTTGATCCATAAAGAATGGAACGAAGATAATATTATACAAGCCCAAGCCCTTTTGTATAAAGCATTCACGCCTATTTCCGATGCTCGTTCGGGCGATGAATACCGCCGTTTGGTTGCAAAAAATTTACTTATGAAGTTTTTTATTGAAACGACTAAATCATAGTATTATGTCAGAAAATATTCATCACGATAGCTCCATAAAACATGTTACCGGTAAGTCTATTTACATTAACGATATTGAACAAAGTCGAATGTTGTTAGGTAAAGTAGTATATAGCCCTCATGCTCATGCCAAAATTAAAAAGCTTGATATATCTAAAGCTCTCGAAGTTAAAGGTGTTCATGCTATACTCACAGCAAACGATATTCCGGGTGAAAACCAAATGGGTCCTGTAGTTCACGATGAGCCTTGCTTAGCCAAAGATGAAGTTAATTTTATAGGGCAAGCCGTGGTTCTTATTGCTGCCGAAACCGAAGAACAACTCCATGAAGCAGAGCATGATATTGTTATCGAATATGAACCTCTTCCGGCGATTGTCGATTTAGAAACCGCTATTAAACAAAATACATTAATTGCTGCACCACGTCTGATTAAACGCGGAAATCCTGACGAGATTTTGGGCAATGCTCCCCATATTTTATCGGGCCGTTTGCGAACCAATGGACAAGAGCACTGGTATCTCGAAACACAATCGGCATTAGCCATACCTCGCGAAGATAATGAAATATTGATTTATGCTTCATCTCAAAACCCCAGCGAAACACAAGCCATTGTTGCCGAAGTGTTGGGTATTCCCAAAAACGAAGTCGAAGTTGAGGTAAAACGCATGGGAGGTGCTTTTGGCGGAAAAGAAACCCAAGCCAATCATGTAGCGGCATGGGCTGCATTACTTGCTAATAAATGTAAACAACCGGTTAAAATTCATCTTTTCCGCGACGATGACCAAATTATGACCGGTAAACGACATCGATTTATTTCTAATTATAGCATTGCTTTCGACGATAACGGTAAAATTCTTGCCTATAAAGTAGAATTAAATGCCGATGCAGGAGCTGCCACCGATTTAACCATGGCTATTCTCGAGCGAGCCATGCTCCATGCTGATAATGCTTATTATTTACCTCATGTCGAAATTGTTGGCAAAGCATACAAAACAAATCTACCATCCAATACGGCATTCCGGGGTTTTGGCGGACCTCAAGGCATGGCTGTCATTGAAAATGCTATTGACCGAATAGCTCGTTATCTAAAAAAAGACCCACTCGAAATAAGAAAAATAAATTTTTACGACGAAGAATATCGAAATATCACGCCTTACAACCAGGAAATAAAACTCAACCGCTTACCTGTACTGCTCGAAAAAATTATAGCTTCTTCTGAATATGAACGCCGACGAGTAGAAATAAATCGGTTCAATTTAGAACATCGTTTTCAAAAACGAGGCATTGCTCTTACGCCTGTTAAATTTGGCATCTCGTTTACCACCTCATTTCTCAATCAAGCCGGTGCTTTGGTTAATATCTATACAGATGGAAGTGTATTAGTAAATCATGGTGGTACCGAAATGGGGCAAGGTCTAAACAGCAAAATTCAACAGATTGCTGCTCTTGAACTTGGTGTAAGTAGAGAAAAAGTAAAAGTAAACGCTACCAACACATCTAAAGTCCCCAACACATCGGCAACAGCAGCCTCATCGGGCAGCGATTTGAATGGCATGGCAGTAAAAAATGCTATGGACAAACTCAAAAAACGTCTTACTCCTATTGCCGTTGAATTAATTTGCCAAACTTATCAAACCAATGACATAAAAGAAGTAAACATTGTATTCGAAAACGACCTTGTTTACGACAAATACTATCCCGAGCTTACCATCCCATTTACAAAGTTGGTACAAACATCGTATTTAAAACAAATTAGTCTTAGTGCCACGGGTTTTTACAAAACACCCGGTATTTATTTCGACCGCGAAAAAGGCACTGGACAACCTTTTTATTATTTTGCTTATGGCATGGCTGTTTCTGAGGTAGAAATCGATGTTCTTACCGGAAAATATACCCTCATAAGAACCGACATTGTGCACGATGTAGGTAATTCTATACTCAAAGGCATTGACATTGGTCAAGTGCAAGGAGGTTTTATTCAAGGTGTGGGCTGGGTTACCACCGAAGAATTGAAATGGAACGAAAAAGGTTATTTATTAACTCACTCCCCTGATACATACAAAATTCCAACAGTACACGATATTCCAAAAATATTTAATGTAGCCTTGCTCGAAAACGCTCCTAACGTGGGCACTATTCGCCAGAGTAAAGCCGTTGGCGAACCTCCTTTTATGCTTGCCTTTTCGGTTTGGTTAGCCATTAAAGATGCTATTTCAGCGATTGGCAACAATCAAAAAGAGCCTGAAATAAGCCTTCCCATGACGACTGAACAAATATTGCTATCCATCGAAAAGATTAAGGGAACCTCATAGTTTCATCTTTTTTTTAGAAATTTAGATGTTATTTTGTAATAAGACTTAACTGTTCACAGATTTTTTTACCAGGATAATTAATTAAAACACCACGATTTTTATCGTTGTAAATAAAAAAACTTCCAGCAGCTAATCCATTTACTTGCACACGACTATATAATTCTGTAAAATGTTCTATAGTTCCAGCTCCTCCCAGTGCAACCACAGGAATCTGAATGGATGATGTAATTTTTTCGAGCAATGCTACATCGTATCCGTTCATTTCGCCATCACGCTCAATAGACTGAATAATTAATTCGCCAGCCCCCATTTGTTCCATATATTTAGCAAATTCTAAGGGTGTTTTGCCCGTTGCATGTTTTCCGTTATTAACATAAACTTTTGGCTTGCCCCAAAAATCATTTTTTACATCGATACATACCATGATGGTCGATGAACCAAATCGATTGGCAGCTTCGTTAATAAATTTGGGATTGAAATATGCTTCGCTTCCAATAATTACCTTTTCGGCTCCCGCTTGAATAAGCTCCATTATTTGATGGCAATTTTTGATACCTCCACCAACGCCAAAAGGCATATTGGTTTCATCGTTGAGCAAACGAACCAGTTCGGATGATATACATCGATTTTCGCGTGTTGCATAAATATCTAAAACAATTAATTCGTCAGCAAACGATTCATTGAAAATACGAATAGCATTGATGGGATCGCCTATATATCGGTCTTCTTTAAATTTTCGTGTTTTAATTAAATGCTTATTTTTTAGCAATAATACCGGTATAATGCGAGGACGATACATAATTTACAATTGTAAAAAATTAGAGAAAATAAGCTTACCCCACTCATGGCTTTTCTCGGGATGAAATTGCACACCCAAAATATGGTCTTTTTCTACAGCTGATGCATAAGAATAACCATATTGTGTTATCGCTTTAACATCGTTAGATTCTGTTGTTTGCCAATGGTACGAATGAGCAAAATAAAATTCCTTTTGATTTAGTTCGCTGGTCATTATTTTACTGTTACCTATTAATTCAATAGTATTCCATCCCATATGTGGAACTTTTAATCCATGCATATTATCGAAACGCTTAACAGTAGCATTGAACCAACCAAACCCTTCTGCATTTCCTTCTTCGCTAAAACGTGCCATGAGTTGCATACCTAAACAAATACCTAAAATAGGAATGCCTTGTTCTAACACAGCTTTGTTTATATTGCCCCACAAATTCATTTGTCGCAATTGGTAAACAGCTAAGCCAAAATGTCCCACACCAGGTAATATGATTTTTGAGGCATGGAGTATATCGTCGGGCATGTTCGTTACCACTACTTCGGCATGAAGCTTAGTAAGCATTTTGACAATGGAGTTTAAATTGCCCATTTTATAATCGATCACAACGATTTTAGCTGAACTCATGTTTGATGTAAAATAACTTTAAGCAAAGATAATCTTTTTTTTATTTTACAAAGAGTTTTCGATACAGCTTATACCAATAGTTTAAAATCTTATAATTATTGGGATATTGATAATACCAGCGAGGCTGAGCTTTAATTATTTCGTCCAATTCTTCTCGTTTAATCTCAAACTTTTTACAGATATACTCGTTAAGGTTTTCAACTTCATCTATTTTAAACGTAGGTTGTTTAAGTAATTCAAGAGCTTCTTCACGTGTCATTAAATTCATACAGATAAGCGACGAGAACGTGGCTTTTCGATAATCGATATTAAACTTTACAGGCAACAAATACGATTGCACCCAAGCTGTAATTCTCGATTCATAATGCTTACCTCCATAATGACGCCAACCAAATTCATTTTCTAAAATTTTTCGAGCCTCGTCTTTATTGTAATTGATATAGTTCAATAAGTATATTATTTTGATTTGTCGAACAAACTTATAATAGCTTTCGTGCCAAAAACCAAATAAAGGAAAACGTTTTAACTTACCTTTACCAAACTGACGATGTATGTACTTAAGATATTTTATATCTTTAGCGTTATAGTGCCATATTCGTGGCAAAATGCCTTCGGAGACATAGTTGCCACCGCTCACAATATATTTCACACCGTGTTTTGCCGCCACCTTATGTAAAATAGCTAAAATAGCTATATCGGTGGGTGTTTCTATTTCGGGTATCGAAGCTTTCAAAAAAGCTAATTGCAAATCGCGAAACTCGTTCCAATCGAGCACATAGCTTTCGTAGTCCATTTCGAGTTTATCGAGCAAATCTTTAATGTTTTTTACAGAGATTTCCGAATCCCAACCATTGTCCATATGTACAGCTAAAACCCGAACTCCATATTTTTTTAATAAATAAGCAGTATAGCAACTATCAACCCCACCACTAATACCTAAAACACAATCGTATTTTTTGTTCTTTCCCTTTTCTTTAATTTTTTTGATAATATGTTCTAACTTAGTTAAATCGTTCGAAGTATTAATTTTATGAATGGTTTCGTTTAAAAACGTAGTACAATGATTGCAATACCCGTGTTCATCAAACGTAATTTCGGGGTCCGAAGTATCCATAACGCAACGGGTACATTGGCGGTAAGAAAGATGTAAATTGCTCACTTTTCTATTATCCTCTGAACGATTCAGTACTTCATTTTTCGTTAGCGTAAGATTCCAAACAATTTCAGCAAGTTTCTCTGTTTGTTTTTTGCGTGAGTATAGCTCTATATTTTTTGTATTACATTTTATTTCACCTGTTTTTATAAATTCATCATATAATTGGGTTAGTAAAACTTTTAAATGAGAGGTGTTTTCGACAATATAGCCGGCATTGGTTTCTTTAATCAAATCTTCTTGCATGAAGTGACTTAGACCTTCTACTTCTTCAAGATTATAATATTCTTCTTTAAGTTTTTGAGCTTCTGAATCATACGAAAAACACAATAATATGGATCGTCTAATACCAATATAATCAAAAATTTTGGTGCCTATAATAGAATAATCATTAAATAACAACATTACATTATCTTTTGCCAATATGGGTAACAACTGTTCATTTTGTATTTTTGGGAATAAAGTAACACATGGAACTAAATTTGGATTTTGATTATTTATCCAATCTTTCAATTGATCGGCAATATTAATTCCGTAAAAATTTAGTTTTATGCGAGCTTGAGAATGCTCTGAAATGAAAGCTGAAACTACTTTTAAAAAGGGTAGTATAGGATGCCAAGGATAAATAGTTCCTACAAAACCAATGCTAAAATATTCTGTTCTTTGTTTAATGCTACTGACTTTAGCAACAGCTTCAGGATCGTAACCATTAGGAATAATAGCAAAAGATTTATTCGTAATTAAAGTTGAAATTTGATATTTAACAAAATCAGAAACTGTAATAATTAACGATACATTTTTTAAATATTTTTTTTCAAAATATTGATTCCATTTTTTAAATAAATTAGAATTATTTTTTTTATTTTGTGACCACGGATCGCGATAGTCGGCTATCCAAGGAATATTGAATTCTTTACTTAAATTAGAAGCATATTTAAATAATATAAAAGGGTCGCCGGTAGCAATGATAGCATCTACTCGATTATTTTTTAAATATTCACGTGCAGCACGATATAAGCCCGATTTAGGACCGATATTCCATATCCATTGAGCAAATTCATAAAAAGCGGATATTGATTTCCGAATAAAACTTAACCGTTTTTCACCAAATTTAAGCATTAAGCGATTGGCTAAATTAGGTTTATAAGGCGTGCAAATAAGAGTACCTAAATCTGACTTTAAAACAATGGTTTCTGCCGATTCGCTTGCCTCAATATAATCTAAATGATTGCCATGTTTATTTGCCCACTGACGAGTAATAACCACCGGTTCTACATTATATTCGTGTAAATATTTATACCAAGCATAAGGTCGTAATCCCCCAACCGAAACATAAGGCGGAAAATCGTATGCTAATATGAGTAGTTTTTTCATTTTAAATTATTAAAACAAATATTTTTTAAACACATAATTCAAATATTTTTTTCACAAACTCACCATAATTCTTTTCTGCTTCAAAATTTTCTTTCCAAAATTGGTAAGCATTTTCTCTATACTGCTGCTTTTCAATATCGGGTAAATTTAAATAATTTTTTATAATTTTTGCCACATCATCTACCTTAAAACCTTTGGGAACCAAAAAACCAACTTTTTGATTAACAACTTCACAAACTCCCCCCACGTTAGTGGCTAAAACGGGTATTCCTGCTGATAAAGCCTCCATAATGCTAACTGGCACTCCTTCCGACTCGCTTAAATTGATAAACAAATCCACATAATTTTTATGATAAAAATCTAAAATTTCTTCATTGGGAACATTGCCTTTGAACTCATATTTTACATACTGAAGTTTTTCTTGGGCTAATTCTTCTAACCTGTTTCGAAGTGGACCATCTCCAAAATGTACCCACTTCAAATTTTTTATATTTAGTATGGCTAGCAACTCTACAATTAAATGAATTCTTTTTAATGGAATTATGTGGCTGCAACTGCAGATAAGTATTCCATCGTGATTTTTATTTTCAATGGGTAAACGATGATTGATTTTTCCAAGACGTGAAACCGCAATTTTATTATTATATTCATTCCCCAATAACGAAATAAACGCTTTACGACCGGCCTCAGATATGGAGTAAGTTACATCTAAATTTGAGACGATAAACTTTTTAAAAGGCAAATAAGGCGGTTGATGCCTTTCAAAAAAAACATCCCAGCCGTGAGCTCGTGATACACAAACCATTGAATTATTTTTTGCTTTCATTAAGGATAAGGCTAAAGCTTTATAGTCGTTCCAGTAAGAATAATAAATGGTTTTATTTTGGGAAATGGCTTCTTTAAATAATACATCCAATAGTTGTTTTTTCACTTTTAAGGCTCTTACCACATCCATATACATCAACTTAAAAAGTATCACCGAAGGTTTTAGCTTGTAATTTTTTATTGCAAACCTCCACTCTTCCATAAAAAATGAACTAAGTATTTTGGGAAGTGCCTTTACTTTATCAAAAAAAGATACAAAATCACTAACAGGGTAAACTATCATATTTTTAGGCACATAACGATTAAAATTAACGCTCTGTTGTGATTTTACAACTACAATCACTTTTTCAAATCGGTCAGCAATAACCCTCATCTCATCATCGATAAAAAATTCGCCGTGAGTAATTGGGTAATTATCGGTTAATAAAATAAGGGTTTTCATGTTCAAAACTTTGAATAATTATAAAATCTATGCATTAGCACTTTTGCATGTATATATTTAAAAGTTTTTCAGTGTGTTTCTTCATATCATATTGTTTTGCAAATGTCTGTGCATAATTTGACATAGCAAGAAATTTTTCACGATTATGCCATAATTCAATGATTTTATCTACAAATTCAACTTCATTTTGTTCAAAAATTAAATATCCATTTTTATCATTTTCAATTATATCTCTGTTCCCTTTACCGTCGAGTGCTATAATAGGCAAACCAGATGCCATCGCCTCTAAAAAAACTAATCCAAAAGGTTCATACCATGCACTGTGAACATAAATATGATGACTCCGATACATTTGTTTCATATCATGAATAATTCCAGGTAAATCATAAAATTCATCCAAATTATTTTCCCTTATTAAATCAATCACATCTTGTCGTAAAAGTCCATTGCCAATTAAAGTCATTTTAAATGGAACGTTTCTTTTTTTAAGTTCAATCCCTATTTTCACTAAAAACATTTGATTTTTTTTGGGTTGAAAGCTTCCTACATTAATTAATTTTATAGGATATTCTAGTTCTTTTCTAAAAGCTTCAGGATTAAAAAACTTTTCAAAATCAAATCCATAATAAATTAAATGAACTTTCGCTTTTAATTTAGTTGATAAGACTTTCTGGTAAAAATCATAGGTATGCTTTGAATTGGCAATAAAATGAGTTTCAACTTTTGAATATTTTTTAGCAATAAGATACCTTTTTTCTAGCCATTGTATCAGTTTTTTTTTATTAAAAAGAAATTTCCATTCAAAATTTGCAAATTGTTCCATATTATCGTGTCCATGACACACATAAACACAATTTTTTAAAATGTAATAAGAACTAATAAACTCGCCTAAAAAACGGTGTGTATGGATAACGTGAGGTTTAAAATCATCAAGCAGTTTTTTTAAAATCGTATTCTCATTTTTTCGTCTAAAAGAAAATGTTTGAAAATTCAAAGTCACGATATTAAAATCTTTTGTTTCGGCTTCGTATTGGTTATTGTCAAACAAAGATGCTATAATAAAATCAACTGTATTTACTGCTTGGAGTTGCTTACATAAATCAACCAAATATCGTTCAGCTCCGCCTTTTCCAAGATCAGTAATAATAAATAATATCCTTAATTTTTCCATAAACATTTTTTTAATTTTCTAACTCTTGGTCTTACACGATACATCAATTTAACAAATAAATAATTGATTGGTGTAATGTTTTTTTCCCATTTTTTGTAGTATTTTTCAAAAATCTTTTCTTGAGTTAATAAATATAATATTTTCAGTTGAGGGACATGAACGTTTTTTTGATAATAATACCTTACTAACTCTTGCTTTTGCAAATCGTAATAAGACCAATATCCGGCATCAAATCGGGGCAAATTTTGCCGGATAGTTTCCAAACAAGCATCAATATTGTATTTAACCATAATATTCCCGGTTACCCGATATAAATCAAATAAACCAAATAATGCATAAATAAACCCATTAAGAACATAAGAGGGTGGTTCAGAAGGAAATTCCTCATACCATAAATGACCATCTTTATCTATACGTTTTACACCTCCATCTTTAACATCCACATTCATAAATTGATAAGCCTTCCAGGCTGTCTCTAACAACGAGGAATTTTGAGTAATCTGATATACTCTCAAGTAGAGAGAAATAACTTCTCCTTGTGCCATAGCCGATGGCCAAGGAGCTTTAATATTGTATTTTTTATCGTCAAAATTGTTATACCAAACAGCCCATTGTTCGGTTTCGTG
This window encodes:
- a CDS encoding XdhC family protein — protein: MLNIFEEVVAAQKENKKAVLCIVINKVGSGPQIPGSKMIVYEDGSIKGTIGGGNIELTVIEKAKELMRQSVAQKLTFDLEDDLSMACGGSMEVYIETINPLPDLFIFGAGHVGKAVAQFAYKVGFNIHLIDPRENIFSDDEKNLYHCIQEDYLKAIDSLNIHKDSYNIVVTPQHAFDEALIAVLGKKEYKYLGMIGSTKKVALLKQRFLSENILSSEQLEKIDMPIGIKIAAQTPEEIAISILAKLIDVKNQH
- the hisF gene encoding imidazole glycerol phosphate synthase subunit HisF → MYRPRIIPVLLLKNKHLIKTRKFKEDRYIGDPINAIRIFNESFADELIVLDIYATRENRCISSELVRLLNDETNMPFGVGGGIKNCHQIMELIQAGAEKVIIGSEAYFNPKFINEAANRFGSSTIMVCIDVKNDFWGKPKVYVNNGKHATGKTPLEFAKYMEQMGAGELIIQSIERDGEMNGYDVALLEKITSSIQIPVVALGGAGTIEHFTELYSRVQVNGLAAGSFFIYNDKNRGVLINYPGKKICEQLSLITK
- the xdhB gene encoding xanthine dehydrogenase molybdopterin binding subunit, which produces MSENIHHDSSIKHVTGKSIYINDIEQSRMLLGKVVYSPHAHAKIKKLDISKALEVKGVHAILTANDIPGENQMGPVVHDEPCLAKDEVNFIGQAVVLIAAETEEQLHEAEHDIVIEYEPLPAIVDLETAIKQNTLIAAPRLIKRGNPDEILGNAPHILSGRLRTNGQEHWYLETQSALAIPREDNEILIYASSQNPSETQAIVAEVLGIPKNEVEVEVKRMGGAFGGKETQANHVAAWAALLANKCKQPVKIHLFRDDDQIMTGKRHRFISNYSIAFDDNGKILAYKVELNADAGAATDLTMAILERAMLHADNAYYLPHVEIVGKAYKTNLPSNTAFRGFGGPQGMAVIENAIDRIARYLKKDPLEIRKINFYDEEYRNITPYNQEIKLNRLPVLLEKIIASSEYERRRVEINRFNLEHRFQKRGIALTPVKFGISFTTSFLNQAGALVNIYTDGSVLVNHGGTEMGQGLNSKIQQIAALELGVSREKVKVNATNTSKVPNTSATAASSGSDLNGMAVKNAMDKLKKRLTPIAVELICQTYQTNDIKEVNIVFENDLVYDKYYPELTIPFTKLVQTSYLKQISLSATGFYKTPGIYFDREKGTGQPFYYFAYGMAVSEVEIDVLTGKYTLIRTDIVHDVGNSILKGIDIGQVQGGFIQGVGWVTTEELKWNEKGYLLTHSPDTYKIPTVHDIPKIFNVALLENAPNVGTIRQSKAVGEPPFMLAFSVWLAIKDAISAIGNNQKEPEISLPMTTEQILLSIEKIKGTS
- a CDS encoding GlmU family protein, with the translated sequence MNLIFLDTELWDELLPITFTRPVAEIRIGILKNSEKWQQYLNASISYATKEHLHKKYPITIDNDNIIINGALLPSDNLLSFIKNIPLGKQYYFNGIFVVARLNHDDTLAFLNSKTSFSIENIDFEPNLITHFCHIFKKNDSEIINDFKLITQNRISQTLSKTNVLIGDIHSVFIEEGAKVEAATINTSEGPVYIGKEAEIMEGCLIRGPFALCEHATLKMGAKIYGATTIGPYSKVGGEVNNSVILGYSNKAHDGFLGNSVIGEWCNLGADTNNSNLKNNYAIVKMWNYPQQKFISTGLQFAGLIMGDHSKCGINTMFNTGTVVGVACNLFGDGFHRSFVPSFSWGGAQGYTHYQFDKAIETAKLVFERRNKEFNAIEKEILQWIYKKTEQFRNY
- the xdhA gene encoding xanthine dehydrogenase small subunit: MQNKIAFILDQELQEIDFSVSNDIKPTTTVLNYLRKLPHHKGVKEGCAEGDCGACTVVVAELDNKQHIRYKTINSCLVFLPQIHGKWLITVENLAQDTSLHPVQSSLVETHGSQCGYCTPGIVMSSFSVYKNHPTPSRQVIEDALAGNLCRCTGYQPIIEAIEKACKQQGMDQFNELEKQMLPLLLSINKNETIEIKTPQQIYLKAFTLNEAMQIRQQHPDALVISGSTDIALRQTKKKELLSKIIDVSQVKELHFFVETEHEYRIGAALTLEQLKIYSCHKLDALHDMLSVFGSLQIRNSASIGGNIGSASPIGDTLPVLFAYKAKVKLSSLTGERIMLLEDFIIGYRKTQLRADELICEIIIPKDEQAIVKSYKVSKRHDLDISIVSGGFSITLEQNKVTSIILAFGGMAAYTQRAKEVEDFLIHKEWNEDNIIQAQALLYKAFTPISDARSGDEYRRLVAKNLLMKFFIETTKS
- the hisH gene encoding imidazole glycerol phosphate synthase subunit HisH, whose amino-acid sequence is MSSAKIVVIDYKMGNLNSIVKMLTKLHAEVVVTNMPDDILHASKIILPGVGHFGLAVYQLRQMNLWGNINKAVLEQGIPILGICLGMQLMARFSEEGNAEGFGWFNATVKRFDNMHGLKVPHMGWNTIELIGNSKIMTSELNQKEFYFAHSYHWQTTESNDVKAITQYGYSYASAVEKDHILGVQFHPEKSHEWGKLIFSNFLQL